A single region of the Anabaena sphaerica FACHB-251 genome encodes:
- a CDS encoding carbohydrate ABC transporter permease, producing MFPLNRQRRNQRWKITENLTGYLFMMPTILVLGAFVILPILYAVFLSLHKVQLLGGIEYKFIGFRNFSRLLEDEQVWIALRNTAEYVAIVVPSQTILALILAVTLNSGIRGKSWWRILYFLPTVTSSAVLTLIFMWIYNTDGLLNDFLAFIGLPKYNWLGDPAVALKGIMIMNIWSTAPFYMVIYLAALQDIPQTLYEAAELDGANWWERFLFITLPWLQPVTFFVVTVGIIGTFQLFDQSYIFSGGTGGPNNATLTVVLLIYQAVFRNLQLGYAAAIAFLLAAVIIILTVIQRKVFGGDRI from the coding sequence ATGTTTCCACTCAACAGACAACGCAGAAACCAACGCTGGAAAATTACAGAAAACCTAACAGGGTATCTTTTCATGATGCCCACAATTCTCGTTTTAGGCGCTTTTGTAATTTTACCAATTCTCTACGCTGTATTTCTTTCCCTCCACAAAGTCCAACTTTTAGGCGGTATTGAATATAAGTTTATTGGTTTTCGCAATTTCTCCCGTTTACTAGAAGATGAACAGGTTTGGATTGCGTTAAGAAACACAGCAGAATATGTTGCTATTGTTGTACCTAGTCAAACTATTTTGGCTTTAATTTTAGCCGTAACTTTAAATTCTGGTATTCGTGGTAAAAGCTGGTGGCGTATTCTTTATTTTTTACCGACAGTCACATCTTCTGCTGTGCTAACACTCATTTTTATGTGGATTTATAACACCGATGGATTACTAAATGATTTTCTCGCCTTTATCGGATTACCTAAGTATAACTGGTTAGGAGATCCAGCAGTTGCACTCAAAGGCATCATGATTATGAATATTTGGTCAACTGCGCCTTTTTATATGGTGATTTATTTAGCAGCTTTACAAGATATCCCCCAAACACTTTATGAAGCAGCAGAATTAGATGGTGCAAATTGGTGGGAAAGATTTCTTTTCATTACTCTTCCCTGGCTGCAACCTGTAACGTTTTTTGTAGTTACAGTAGGGATAATTGGCACTTTTCAACTCTTTGACCAATCTTACATTTTCTCTGGTGGGACTGGTGGCCCTAACAACGCTACATTGACAGTGGTATTGCTGATTTATCAAGCTGTATTTAGAAATTTACAATTAGGATATGCAGCAGCGATCGCATTTTTACTCGCAGCGGTCATTATTATCCTCACTGTGATTCAACGGAAGGTCTTTGGAGGTGACAGGATTTGA